Proteins encoded together in one Lathyrus oleraceus cultivar Zhongwan6 chromosome 5, CAAS_Psat_ZW6_1.0, whole genome shotgun sequence window:
- the LOC127085365 gene encoding NAP1-related protein 2, giving the protein MVADKTKKLKVSEKGENAEEIDGELVLSIEKLQEMQDELEKINEEASDKVLEIEQKYNEIRKPLYDQRNDLIKSIPDFWLTAFLSHPALGDLLNEEDQKIFKHLSSLEVEDHKDVKSGYSITFNFNPNPYFEDTKLVKTFTFLEEGTTKVTATPIKWKEGKDIPNGVSQEKKGNKRAASDVSFFTWFSDTEEKEDLDDLIHDEVAELIKDDLWPNPLNYFNSEDPDEAEEDDDEAGDAGKDDDDDSEDDDDDDDDDDEDE; this is encoded by the exons ATGGTGGCCGACAAGACCAAGAAGCTGAAGGTTTCTGAAAAGGGCGAGAACGCCGAGGAAATCGACGGAGAACTTGTCCTCTCCATTGAAAAGTTGCAGGAAATGCAAGATGAGCTTGAAAAG ATCAATGAGGAGGCTAGTGATAAAGTTCTGGAAATTGAGCAGAAGTATAACGAGATAAGGAAGCCGCTGTATGATCAGCGCAATGATCTTATCAAGTCTATTCCTGATTTCTGGTTAACTGCT TTTTTGAGCCATCCTGCTCTTGGTGATCTTTTGAATGAGGAAGATCAGAAG ATATTTAAGCATTTGAGTTCTCTTGAGGTTGAAGATCATAAAGATGTCAAATCGGGCTATTCAATCACCTTT AACTTTAATCCTAATCCCTATTTTGAGGATACAAAGCTTGTAAAGACTTTTACCTTCCTTGAAGAAGGAACAACAAAGGTTACTGCTACTCCCATTAAATGGAAAGAGGGCAAG GACATTCCAAATGGAGTTAGTCAAGAAAAGAAAGGCAACAAGCGAGCTGCTTCTGATGTCAG TTTCTTTACCTGGTTTAGTGATACCGAAGAGAAAGAAGATTTGGATGACCTCATTCATGATGAG GTTGCAGAATTAATCAAGGATGATTTATGGCCAAATCCACTTAATTATTTCAACAGC GAGGACCCTGACGAAGcggaagaggatgatgatgaagCTGGTGATGCG GGAAAGGATGATGACGACGACTCTGAAGATGATGATGACGATGACGacgatgatgatgaggatgaatAA